From Acidimicrobiales bacterium, the proteins below share one genomic window:
- a CDS encoding ABC transporter ATP-binding protein: MLDKISLDVGDKEFVTLLGPSGCGKTTTLMAIAGFQHPDAGLISCGDEVFFEGSSRRVKAPERRNLGIVFQSYALWPHMTVAGNVGFPLAVRRFKKPAVARRVAEVLELVELAEVGQQYPHQLSGGQQQRVALARALSSSPLVLLLDEPFSNLDAKLRERSRKWLRELQREIGITTVFVTHDQHEALGLSDRVMIMDRGVIQQSGTPEEVYLRPVNRTVAGFVGRCNFLDAEIVDTGAAGGAIVRINGTPLVVRAHCARTLSSGSDVVIAVRPEAIQVSSADSASNDAGNQCRGDVRSGAFLGDHFEYEMAIGKIGVMVQTNVPVTSAAVLISLPDDASTVIE, encoded by the coding sequence GTGCTCGACAAGATCAGCCTGGATGTAGGCGACAAGGAGTTCGTTACCCTGCTGGGCCCGAGCGGTTGCGGCAAGACGACGACGTTGATGGCGATCGCTGGCTTCCAGCATCCGGATGCAGGCCTCATATCCTGTGGCGACGAGGTCTTCTTCGAGGGCTCGAGTCGTAGAGTCAAGGCGCCCGAGCGGCGCAACTTGGGCATCGTCTTCCAGTCGTATGCGCTGTGGCCACACATGACGGTCGCCGGCAACGTCGGATTTCCTCTCGCGGTGAGGAGGTTCAAGAAGCCCGCAGTGGCCCGGCGAGTTGCCGAGGTTCTCGAGCTGGTGGAGCTGGCCGAGGTTGGCCAGCAGTACCCGCACCAGCTCTCTGGAGGTCAACAACAACGAGTCGCGCTCGCCCGGGCTCTCTCGAGCTCTCCTTTGGTCCTGCTCCTCGACGAGCCGTTCTCCAATCTCGACGCCAAGCTTCGGGAGCGGTCCCGCAAGTGGTTGAGAGAGTTGCAGCGAGAGATCGGTATCACCACTGTGTTCGTGACCCACGACCAACACGAGGCACTCGGGCTAAGCGATCGCGTCATGATCATGGACCGCGGTGTCATCCAGCAGAGCGGGACTCCGGAGGAGGTCTACCTGCGCCCGGTGAACAGGACGGTTGCCGGCTTTGTCGGACGATGCAATTTTCTCGACGCTGAGATCGTCGACACCGGTGCCGCCGGTGGTGCGATAGTGAGGATCAATGGAACGCCACTGGTCGTTCGGGCGCACTGCGCACGGACCCTGTCGAGCGGCTCGGACGTCGTTATCGCCGTGAGACCGGAGGCGATTCAGGTCAGCTCGGCTGACTCTGCGTCGAACGACGCCGGCAACCAGTGTCGTGGCGATGTTCGCAGCGGCGCCTTTCTCGGCGACCACTTCGAGTACGAGATGGCCATCGGCAAGATAGGCGTGATGGTGCAGACCAACGTCCCTGTGACGTCCGCTGCGGTGTTGATCAGCCTCCCCGACGACGCGAGCACGGTGATCGAATGA